A genomic stretch from Edaphobacter aggregans includes:
- a CDS encoding cupin domain-containing protein — protein sequence MQQEPISLELACAALSELWSPRVVGQVNDQYIKVAKIQGEFPWHQHDQEDEMFFVLRGQLRIGRSDADGGPVFVRPGEFFVVPRGVRHNTSATEETWIALIETVSTLHTGTEQTPFTRSIEEQLAPNR from the coding sequence TTGCAGCAAGAACCCATCTCGTTGGAACTCGCGTGTGCAGCTCTCTCAGAGCTTTGGTCGCCGCGAGTCGTGGGTCAGGTCAACGATCAGTACATTAAAGTAGCGAAGATCCAGGGAGAGTTCCCCTGGCACCAGCATGACCAGGAGGACGAGATGTTCTTCGTTCTCCGTGGCCAGCTCCGCATCGGACGCTCCGATGCAGACGGCGGCCCCGTGTTTGTGCGCCCCGGCGAGTTCTTCGTAGTGCCGCGTGGCGTCCGTCACAACACGTCAGCCACAGAAGAGACCTGGATCGCCCTGATCGAAACCGTTAGCACGCTCCATACTGGCACCGAACAGACCCCGTTCACCCGCTCCATCGAAGAACAACTCGCTCCCAACCGCTAA
- a CDS encoding dihydrofolate reductase family protein, producing the protein MRNVVLGLGISLDGYIARPNGAVDFLIRPKDYSMAPFFAPVDTYVLGRKSLDAALKMTGGSLSAFTMPTYVFSRSKPPGERDGLVFVNEPPAGFIRKLRKRPGKDIWLMGGGELARDFLKADLVDRLYLGIVPVLLGEGIPLFPSGFPQRDFKLLENKTYSKGLIALTYERSRTKPKRKS; encoded by the coding sequence ATGCGAAATGTCGTCCTTGGTCTTGGCATCAGCCTTGACGGGTACATCGCCCGTCCCAACGGCGCAGTCGACTTCCTCATCAGGCCCAAAGACTATTCCATGGCCCCCTTCTTCGCCCCCGTCGACACCTACGTCTTAGGTCGCAAGTCGCTGGACGCCGCCCTCAAGATGACAGGAGGCTCCCTCAGCGCCTTCACCATGCCGACCTACGTCTTCTCTCGTTCCAAACCACCTGGCGAACGCGACGGCCTCGTGTTCGTCAACGAACCGCCCGCCGGCTTCATCCGGAAACTCCGCAAACGCCCCGGCAAAGACATCTGGCTCATGGGAGGCGGCGAACTGGCCCGCGACTTCCTCAAAGCCGATCTTGTCGACCGCCTCTACCTCGGGATCGTTCCCGTCCTGCTCGGTGAAGGCATCCCACTCTTTCCAAGCGGCTTCCCCCAGCGCGACTTCAAGCTGCTCGAAAACAAGACCTACTCCAAAGGCCTGATCGCCCTCACGTACGAGCGCTCCCGCACAAAGCCCAAACGAAAGTCCTGA
- a CDS encoding glycosyltransferase family 39 protein, producing MTTETRIAEPQEFAAVSMKDAVWLAAGFGLLKYVLSTLCQITFQHAGYGIFRDELYFIVCGRHLAWGYVDQPPIIPLVARISELLFGLHSLALFRTFASLASAAEVAMTGLLAWRMGASLWAQALAMTGILLAPMAMATASNFSTSTFEPVFWMTVALATMELARLADRGIRSGRTVALWWVLLGVASGLALENKWNGVFFLTCLLAALLMTSQRKLLASKWFPIGFALIVVLILPNLLWEMHHHWATLELLHNDQINGKNVRLGPIAFALNQMVVFGPLMAPLWAGGFLWLLFSRAAQAFRFLGVTYLLYLPLMMILHAKDYYLAAIYPIYFAAGAAAWDLLFRKAWLRRGLTPVYVAMNVLLIAILLPAILPVLPPAKILAYQQRHHLQPQKRENATTSPLPQLYADMLDWRQKADLLAAAWYSLPQAERAQAVIYTENYGAASAVNVYRPDVPEAISGHQNYFLWGPRTYTGSVMIVFGESRRTLETNFDSVVEFTQDANPYLEPYERGPVFICRGLHENLQAVWPKMKNWA from the coding sequence GTGACGACTGAGACGAGAATTGCTGAGCCGCAGGAATTTGCCGCGGTATCAATGAAGGACGCAGTGTGGCTGGCGGCAGGGTTTGGCCTGCTGAAGTATGTTCTGTCAACGCTGTGCCAGATAACGTTCCAACATGCGGGGTACGGCATTTTTCGTGACGAGCTGTATTTCATCGTGTGCGGCCGGCATCTGGCCTGGGGGTATGTGGATCAGCCGCCCATCATTCCCTTGGTGGCACGCATTTCGGAGTTGCTGTTCGGCTTGCATTCGCTGGCCCTGTTCCGGACCTTTGCCTCGCTGGCGAGTGCCGCGGAAGTCGCGATGACGGGGCTGCTGGCATGGCGAATGGGCGCTTCGCTCTGGGCGCAGGCGCTGGCAATGACGGGGATTCTGCTGGCGCCCATGGCCATGGCCACCGCTTCGAACTTTTCGACGAGCACTTTTGAGCCGGTCTTCTGGATGACGGTGGCGCTGGCGACGATGGAGCTGGCGCGGCTGGCCGATCGCGGCATTCGCAGTGGCCGTACAGTGGCGTTGTGGTGGGTCCTGCTCGGCGTGGCATCGGGCCTGGCCCTCGAAAACAAGTGGAACGGGGTTTTCTTCCTCACCTGTCTGCTGGCGGCGCTGCTGATGACCAGCCAGAGAAAGTTACTGGCTTCGAAATGGTTCCCAATCGGCTTTGCGCTAATTGTCGTGCTGATTCTGCCCAATTTGCTGTGGGAGATGCACCATCACTGGGCAACGCTCGAGCTGCTGCACAACGATCAGATTAACGGCAAGAACGTTCGTCTGGGCCCCATTGCATTTGCGCTGAACCAGATGGTCGTCTTCGGTCCTCTGATGGCGCCGTTGTGGGCGGGAGGCTTTCTGTGGCTGCTCTTCAGCCGGGCGGCGCAGGCATTCCGCTTTCTGGGCGTGACGTATCTGCTGTATCTGCCCCTGATGATGATTCTGCACGCCAAGGACTATTACCTTGCGGCCATTTATCCGATCTATTTTGCCGCGGGGGCGGCGGCCTGGGATCTTCTCTTCCGCAAGGCCTGGTTGCGGCGCGGGCTCACGCCCGTTTACGTGGCGATGAACGTGCTTCTCATCGCGATTCTGTTGCCAGCCATTCTCCCGGTACTGCCCCCGGCAAAAATTCTTGCCTATCAGCAGCGGCACCATCTGCAACCCCAGAAAAGGGAAAATGCTACCACCTCGCCGCTGCCGCAGCTCTACGCCGACATGCTGGATTGGCGGCAGAAGGCGGACCTGCTGGCCGCTGCCTGGTACTCGCTGCCGCAGGCGGAGCGCGCACAGGCCGTGATCTACACGGAGAACTATGGCGCCGCGAGCGCGGTGAACGTGTACCGGCCGGATGTGCCGGAGGCCATCAGCGGTCACCAGAACTACTTCTTGTGGGGACCACGCACGTATACAGGTAGCGTGATGATCGTGTTTGGCGAAAGCCGCAGGACGCTCGAAACCAACTTCGACTCAGTAGTGGAATTTACGCAGGATGCAAATCCGTATTTGGAGCCGTATGAGCGTGGGCCGGTTTTCATCTGCAGAGGCCTCCATGAAAATCTCCAGGCGGTGTGGCCAAAGATGAAGAACTGGGCGTGA
- a CDS encoding NAD(P)-dependent oxidoreductase, with amino-acid sequence MKIAIFGASGATGQLLTERCLGAGYSVTALLRRPDNFAQRDRIRVVQGSAFDAAAVRETVEGSNVVLSVLGARSLKKEDVLEQAVPLIVAAMKQTGVRRIIALGSAGALPDSLKKQPTWRRWIVENIVYKTMLKWPVASQISQYATLSSSGLDWTMVMPPMLTNTPGRGVYRIDGEALPRNGSKISREDVADFMMSQIDSREWVGKGVYISY; translated from the coding sequence ATGAAGATCGCCATCTTCGGTGCCAGTGGAGCGACGGGTCAGCTACTGACGGAGCGTTGCCTGGGTGCGGGTTACAGCGTCACGGCACTCCTGCGAAGGCCGGATAACTTCGCGCAGCGTGACCGGATACGCGTGGTGCAGGGAAGCGCGTTTGATGCCGCGGCTGTTCGAGAGACCGTCGAAGGATCGAATGTTGTGTTGTCAGTGCTAGGAGCTCGCTCACTCAAAAAAGAGGATGTGCTGGAGCAGGCCGTACCCCTGATCGTCGCCGCGATGAAGCAGACTGGAGTGCGGCGGATTATCGCGCTGGGCTCGGCAGGGGCACTCCCCGATTCACTGAAGAAACAGCCAACGTGGCGCAGGTGGATCGTCGAAAATATCGTGTACAAGACCATGCTGAAATGGCCAGTGGCATCGCAGATATCCCAATATGCAACGCTCTCTTCGAGCGGCCTCGACTGGACCATGGTGATGCCCCCCATGCTCACCAACACGCCGGGACGCGGTGTATACCGGATCGACGGCGAGGCGCTACCTCGCAATGGAAGCAAAATCTCACGGGAGGACGTAGCAGACTTCATGATGAGCCAGATCGACTCACGAGAGTGGGTCGGCAAGGGCGTGTATATCTCGTACTAG
- the rpmH gene encoding 50S ribosomal protein L34, translating to MPKRTFQPNRRHRAKTHGFLSRMKTKAGAAVLSRRRAKGRHKIAVSAGYRD from the coding sequence ATGCCGAAGCGTACCTTTCAACCGAACCGCCGCCACCGCGCCAAGACCCACGGCTTCCTTAGCCGCATGAAGACCAAGGCCGGGGCTGCTGTACTCAGCCGCCGTCGCGCCAAGGGCCGTCACAAGATCGCCGTTAGCGCCGGATACCGCGACTAG
- a CDS encoding PadR family transcriptional regulator — MDTVFQTDPLQSELFDSLRLELRRGCLILAVLAQLREEHYGYTLRKALADHGLAIEESTLYPLLRRLETQGLLTSEWREEEKRNKRFYRLSPLGRRILDQLLAEWNGINDSLHRILGSQAASAVESQPELTGHQE; from the coding sequence ATGGATACCGTCTTCCAAACCGATCCTCTTCAGAGCGAACTGTTCGATTCGCTTCGACTCGAACTTCGCCGCGGGTGCCTCATTCTTGCGGTTCTGGCGCAGCTTCGCGAGGAGCACTACGGCTACACGTTGCGCAAGGCTCTGGCTGACCATGGGCTGGCCATTGAGGAGAGCACGCTCTACCCGCTGCTTCGCCGGCTGGAGACGCAGGGCCTGCTGACCAGTGAATGGCGCGAGGAGGAGAAGCGAAACAAGCGCTTTTACCGACTCTCTCCCCTGGGCCGCCGGATACTCGATCAACTCTTGGCGGAATGGAACGGTATCAACGACTCGCTGCACCGCATTCTCGGGTCCCAAGCTGCATCCGCCGTCGAATCTCAGCCCGAACTTACGGGCCATCAGGAGTAA
- the ampH gene encoding D-alanyl-D-alanine-carboxypeptidase/endopeptidase AmpH, whose protein sequence is MTHAKLLRPFFALLFALIRISVLAQATPPSLPDLQSADTFGADLFLQSGTTGMVLVVVRDNQVFFRGYGETAPGSHQLPTEDSLLRLCSLTKIFTTDVLTKLVADKTVRLNDPLQRFAPPRAVVPKRQFITLADLATHTSGLPRELGNAPPKTPHFTFPDYRTRWHWLPNQRLRTTPGTAALYSNVAFDLLSDALHSASHKQYAALLAERTLNPLHMHNTTFFPNAAQCSHLLIGANDEGPCTFTEATAGSSGLYSTATDMAIWLQYLLGTGGPGIPTQSPAAQAVYVLPSDLVSQKGLDHAGDPTGIGLGWIHLLPADDPSHIIQKTGGGAGFETYIAINQARHTAIFLAATDGPVDTHLHFFNAANELLLAVAGLPPLPTPPPKPAVKHMHPHRRR, encoded by the coding sequence ATGACCCACGCTAAACTCCTGCGCCCCTTCTTTGCCTTACTGTTCGCGCTGATTCGCATATCTGTCCTCGCGCAGGCGACCCCGCCATCGCTCCCCGACCTCCAATCCGCCGACACTTTCGGAGCGGATCTCTTTCTTCAGTCCGGCACAACCGGTATGGTTCTCGTGGTCGTTCGCGACAACCAGGTCTTTTTCCGGGGATACGGCGAGACCGCGCCTGGCTCCCATCAGCTTCCCACCGAGGACTCTCTGCTGCGGCTCTGCTCGCTCACAAAGATCTTTACCACTGACGTCCTCACTAAACTCGTCGCGGACAAGACAGTGCGCCTCAACGATCCTCTCCAGCGCTTCGCTCCACCCCGCGCCGTTGTGCCCAAACGCCAATTCATCACGCTGGCCGATCTCGCGACACACACATCCGGCCTCCCACGAGAACTGGGCAATGCTCCTCCCAAGACACCGCACTTCACCTTCCCTGACTACCGCACTCGCTGGCACTGGTTGCCGAATCAGCGTCTCCGCACTACTCCCGGTACTGCCGCCCTGTACTCAAATGTCGCCTTCGACCTCCTCAGCGACGCCCTCCACTCCGCCTCACATAAGCAGTACGCGGCACTTCTTGCTGAGCGCACTCTCAACCCGCTCCACATGCACAACACGACGTTCTTCCCCAACGCTGCGCAATGCAGCCATCTGCTCATCGGCGCCAACGACGAAGGACCCTGCACCTTCACCGAGGCCACCGCCGGAAGCTCCGGCCTCTACTCCACCGCGACTGATATGGCGATCTGGCTCCAGTACCTGCTCGGGACCGGTGGCCCTGGCATCCCCACACAGAGCCCGGCCGCGCAAGCCGTCTACGTCCTTCCTTCTGATCTCGTTAGCCAAAAGGGACTCGACCACGCCGGCGACCCAACCGGGATTGGTCTCGGCTGGATTCACCTCCTGCCAGCCGACGATCCCTCGCACATCATCCAAAAGACGGGTGGTGGCGCTGGCTTCGAAACCTATATCGCCATCAACCAAGCTCGCCACACCGCGATCTTCCTCGCTGCCACTGACGGTCCGGTCGACACCCACCTGCACTTCTTCAATGCCGCGAACGAACTCCTACTCGCTGTGGCCGGTCTGCCGCCGCTCCCCACCCCACCACCCAAACCTGCAGTCAAACACATGCACCCACATCGCCGTCGTTAG
- the dnaN gene encoding DNA polymerase III subunit beta: protein MAETAPPTGNLEITVSRAELLRELTAAQSVVERKTTIPILSNFLFEAADDKLTITATDLDQSLRTSCVAKVKKPGACTIPARKLYDYIKLLPEGDISIKLMDNHWVQLRAGRSNTKMVGMARANFPQVPEFPASGAVKISVPSLKNMVSKTIFSISNEESRYTLNGALLVLKAESMAMVATDGHRLAHIEKLGETLDGISGEKKTLIPRKALSELSGLLSNTDAETLDFADDDQTLFFRVGGRVLTSRKLTGQFPNYEAVLPRDNNKFVIVRSEDLMGSIQRVAQFADERSGAIKIRLEQNELKLSSSSTDAGESEDSIETPYNYDPLVVGFNSQYLLDFLKAIGNTGEVRLEFKDAQSAGQMRPEDGNEDVKYRYILMPMRI from the coding sequence ATGGCCGAGACCGCACCCCCCACCGGCAACCTCGAGATCACCGTCTCCCGTGCGGAGTTGCTGCGTGAGCTGACCGCGGCCCAGTCCGTCGTCGAGCGCAAGACCACTATCCCGATTCTGTCGAACTTTCTCTTTGAGGCCGCGGACGACAAGCTCACGATTACCGCAACTGACCTCGACCAAAGCCTTCGTACAAGCTGTGTTGCCAAGGTCAAGAAGCCCGGAGCCTGCACGATTCCTGCCCGCAAACTCTATGACTACATCAAGCTGCTGCCCGAGGGTGACATCTCCATCAAGCTGATGGACAACCACTGGGTACAGCTCCGCGCCGGCCGCTCCAACACCAAGATGGTTGGTATGGCTCGCGCCAACTTTCCCCAGGTGCCCGAGTTCCCTGCCAGCGGCGCCGTGAAGATCTCCGTGCCCTCGCTAAAGAACATGGTTTCGAAGACGATCTTCTCCATCTCGAACGAGGAGAGCCGCTACACGCTCAATGGCGCGCTGCTGGTGCTGAAGGCGGAGTCGATGGCCATGGTCGCGACGGATGGTCATCGGCTGGCGCACATCGAAAAGCTCGGCGAGACGCTCGACGGCATCTCCGGCGAGAAGAAGACGCTGATTCCCCGTAAAGCTCTTAGCGAGCTCTCTGGTCTGCTCAGCAATACGGACGCTGAGACGCTCGACTTTGCCGATGACGACCAGACGCTCTTCTTCCGGGTTGGTGGCCGCGTGCTCACCAGCCGCAAGCTCACTGGGCAGTTCCCCAACTATGAAGCGGTGCTGCCTCGCGATAACAATAAGTTCGTTATCGTTCGTTCCGAGGACCTCATGGGCTCTATCCAGCGCGTCGCACAGTTTGCTGATGAACGGAGCGGAGCCATCAAGATTAGGCTCGAACAGAACGAACTCAAGCTCTCTTCTTCGAGCACGGATGCGGGTGAGTCGGAAGACTCCATCGAAACTCCGTACAACTACGATCCTCTCGTCGTTGGCTTCAATAGCCAGTATCTGCTGGACTTCCTCAAGGCCATCGGCAACACCGGCGAAGTAAGGCTGGAATTCAAGGATGCTCAGTCTGCCGGTCAGATGCGTCCTGAAGACGGCAACGAGGATGTCAAGTATCGCTACATCCTGATGCCTATGCGCATCTGA
- the dnaA gene encoding chromosomal replication initiator protein DnaA, translating to MSFVPTATAVLNYWVRILAALEKKINRQSYETWLKPTRFSHLEGKKLFVRIPSVDFQHVGDRYADLIQEAIDNLGLDVDSVTFTTPEQDPRAPKVREDGGFAPVPSHSQNAPRQSRMGSLNTGAPTGPAPEQSRFDWNAASQLNPRYQFDAFVIGSGNQFAMAAAQAVAERPSKAYNPLFLYGGVGMGKTHLMHAIGHDVKRRQPHASICYVSGEKFTNEMINSVRYDKMTSFRDKFRNVDVLLIDDIQFLAGKERTQEEFFHTFNALHESMKQIVIASDRPPKELADFEDRLRSRFEWGLIADIQPPDLETKVAILQKKAESEQTSLPTDVALFIASNVRTNVRELEGALVRLIAWCSMHGVEITLAVTQQCLKQFIDTQVRKITIETIQRTVAEQFGMRVAELKQKNNSRQIVVPRQIAMYLAKQLTEASLPEIGRQFGGKHHTTVMHSIAKIDEQRRTDKDLNRTINKLMETLS from the coding sequence ATGTCATTCGTTCCGACGGCAACGGCCGTGTTGAATTACTGGGTTCGCATCCTGGCGGCTCTCGAGAAGAAGATCAATCGGCAGTCGTACGAGACCTGGTTGAAGCCAACGCGATTCTCCCACCTTGAGGGAAAGAAGCTCTTCGTGCGGATACCCTCCGTCGACTTCCAGCATGTAGGCGATCGATACGCCGATTTGATTCAGGAAGCGATCGACAATCTCGGCCTCGACGTTGATTCGGTGACGTTTACCACTCCTGAGCAGGATCCGCGCGCGCCGAAGGTTCGCGAGGACGGCGGCTTTGCTCCGGTGCCGAGCCACAGCCAGAACGCGCCGCGACAGAGTCGCATGGGCAGCCTCAACACAGGTGCTCCGACAGGGCCTGCTCCTGAGCAGTCTCGCTTCGACTGGAATGCCGCGTCGCAGCTCAACCCGCGCTATCAGTTCGATGCGTTCGTGATCGGCAGTGGCAATCAGTTCGCCATGGCCGCGGCGCAGGCTGTTGCGGAACGGCCTTCGAAGGCTTACAACCCGCTCTTCCTCTACGGCGGCGTCGGCATGGGCAAGACCCACCTGATGCATGCCATTGGTCACGACGTGAAGCGCAGGCAGCCGCACGCGTCGATCTGCTATGTCTCGGGCGAGAAGTTCACTAACGAGATGATCAACTCGGTCCGCTATGACAAGATGACCAGCTTCCGCGACAAGTTCCGCAACGTGGACGTGCTGTTGATCGACGACATCCAGTTCCTCGCGGGCAAGGAGCGGACGCAGGAGGAGTTCTTCCATACCTTCAACGCGCTGCACGAGAGCATGAAGCAGATCGTGATCGCCAGCGACCGGCCGCCGAAAGAGCTTGCTGATTTTGAAGACCGCCTGCGCTCGCGCTTCGAGTGGGGACTGATCGCGGACATTCAACCGCCTGATCTCGAGACCAAGGTTGCGATTCTGCAGAAGAAGGCTGAGAGCGAGCAGACGTCGCTGCCGACCGATGTGGCGCTGTTCATCGCATCGAACGTGCGGACCAATGTGCGTGAGCTTGAGGGTGCGCTGGTGCGACTGATCGCCTGGTGCTCGATGCATGGCGTCGAGATCACGCTGGCGGTCACGCAGCAATGCCTCAAGCAGTTCATCGACACGCAGGTGCGGAAGATTACGATCGAGACGATCCAACGCACCGTGGCCGAGCAGTTCGGCATGCGTGTGGCCGAGTTGAAGCAGAAGAACAACTCACGCCAGATCGTTGTACCGCGCCAGATCGCGATGTACCTTGCTAAGCAGCTTACCGAGGCATCACTGCCGGAGATTGGACGGCAGTTCGGCGGCAAGCACCACACCACTGTCATGCATTCGATTGCGAAGATCGATGAGCAGCGGCGGACGGATAAGGATCTCAACCGTACCATCAACAAGCTGATGGAGACACTGAGCTAA
- a CDS encoding carboxymuconolactone decarboxylase family protein: protein MATDARIEFAEFEKIAPEARAALTALSKAVGDSGLDKALTELIKIRASQINGCTFCVQFHLNLARKFGVPQTKLDLVAVWRDAGIFNAREMVALAWTEALTHVTPAGVADEDFAAARKVFDESELVFLTAAVASINAWNRIAMAFRFSPPIPQENASA, encoded by the coding sequence ATGGCAACGGATGCGCGGATTGAGTTTGCAGAGTTTGAAAAGATTGCGCCGGAGGCAAGAGCAGCGCTGACGGCTTTGAGCAAGGCTGTGGGTGATTCGGGGCTCGACAAAGCGCTGACTGAATTGATCAAGATTCGCGCCTCACAGATCAACGGCTGTACCTTCTGCGTGCAGTTTCATCTTAACCTCGCACGCAAGTTTGGTGTGCCGCAAACAAAACTTGATCTGGTAGCGGTGTGGCGCGATGCAGGCATCTTCAACGCACGTGAGATGGTGGCGCTTGCGTGGACGGAAGCGCTAACTCACGTAACTCCAGCAGGCGTTGCAGATGAAGATTTTGCCGCGGCACGTAAAGTATTCGACGAGAGCGAACTGGTATTTCTTACAGCTGCTGTCGCTTCGATCAATGCATGGAACAGGATCGCGATGGCCTTTCGCTTCTCGCCACCGATACCACAAGAGAACGCATCGGCATAG
- a CDS encoding amidohydrolase family protein — MNFLSRLVWMFVVCLLGILTSLRAAAQIPAKLVVRNAYIFSMASSEREPFTGFLAVGADGRILAVGKGEPPASLKAATVWDAKGHWVIPGFISAHSHLWQSAYRGLAADKTLLGWIDELYGKAATKATAEDLYWFTLEGSLDHLRHGVTSAYSFNYGGHTPEQAVEFAEQEYRGQMDSGFRFVFGLEPGRATATYGLEDARKRLKTFLDWVAVQQASKDPQTRGKLLSVMINGGTAFTDTPKQAGTQALMEAALMKEFDLGNQSHYLEQPETQVEDRKLFQAFTDAGLVTNRMIFGHFIHTDPIIIAATAKAGAAMSWNPLSNGRLASGVADIPAYLKAGVRVGMGVDGEASADLADPFENLRTGLYAIRDKYENAGVMSPYDVLKLHTMGSADVLGVADRLGSLEKGKFADFLVIDPSDYGHVFDPYATLVFVTSQPDLERVYVGGELKVERGHLVAQDLDRVEREVNTRVAARSTP, encoded by the coding sequence ATGAACTTCCTTTCGCGTCTGGTCTGGATGTTTGTTGTGTGCCTGCTGGGGATCCTGACGTCGCTGCGAGCGGCTGCGCAGATCCCGGCGAAGCTTGTGGTACGGAACGCTTATATCTTTTCGATGGCCTCGTCGGAGCGAGAACCTTTTACTGGGTTCCTTGCCGTGGGGGCCGATGGCAGAATTCTTGCCGTGGGTAAGGGTGAACCTCCTGCCTCGCTGAAGGCCGCGACGGTGTGGGACGCGAAGGGGCACTGGGTGATTCCAGGCTTCATCTCGGCGCATAGCCATCTGTGGCAGTCGGCCTATCGCGGCCTCGCGGCGGATAAGACGCTGCTGGGATGGATCGACGAGCTGTATGGCAAGGCAGCGACCAAGGCGACCGCAGAGGACCTCTACTGGTTTACGCTTGAGGGCTCGCTTGACCACCTGCGGCATGGCGTGACTTCGGCCTACAGCTTCAACTACGGTGGCCACACGCCGGAGCAGGCGGTCGAGTTCGCCGAACAGGAGTATCGCGGCCAGATGGACTCTGGCTTCCGGTTCGTCTTTGGATTGGAGCCCGGAAGGGCGACCGCAACCTATGGGCTGGAGGATGCTCGTAAACGGCTCAAGACCTTTCTCGACTGGGTGGCGGTCCAACAAGCCAGCAAGGATCCGCAGACGAGAGGCAAGCTGCTCTCGGTGATGATCAACGGCGGCACGGCCTTTACCGACACGCCAAAACAGGCCGGGACGCAGGCCTTGATGGAGGCCGCGCTGATGAAGGAGTTCGATCTGGGCAATCAGAGCCACTATCTTGAGCAGCCGGAGACACAGGTGGAGGACCGCAAACTCTTCCAGGCGTTCACCGATGCGGGCCTGGTCACCAACAGGATGATCTTCGGACACTTCATCCACACTGACCCGATAATCATTGCTGCAACGGCCAAGGCAGGTGCAGCGATGAGTTGGAACCCGCTCTCGAATGGCAGGCTGGCTTCGGGTGTGGCGGATATTCCTGCTTACTTGAAGGCCGGGGTTAGGGTCGGAATGGGCGTCGATGGCGAGGCGAGCGCGGATCTGGCCGATCCGTTCGAGAACCTGCGAACCGGGCTCTACGCGATCCGAGACAAGTACGAGAATGCCGGCGTGATGAGTCCCTATGACGTCTTGAAGCTGCACACGATGGGCAGTGCCGATGTGTTGGGGGTCGCTGATCGCCTGGGCAGCCTCGAGAAGGGCAAGTTCGCCGACTTTCTCGTGATCGACCCTAGCGACTACGGGCATGTCTTCGATCCGTATGCAACGCTGGTCTTTGTCACCAGTCAGCCAGACCTTGAGCGTGTCTATGTGGGCGGCGAACTGAAAGTCGAACGAGGGCACCTGGTGGCTCAGGATCTCGATCGCGTGGAGCGTGAGGTGAATACACGGGTAGCGGCGCGGTCCACGCCCTAA
- a CDS encoding epoxide hydrolase family protein, with product MAAERFSIQIPDAVLRDLEQRLDATRWPDELENTGWELGSNLAYLRSLAEYWRRCYDWRREEAALNQLPQYRIALDGLHIHFVHARGKGPTPLPLILTHGWPGSFVEMVKLIPLLTDPASHGGRAEDAFDVIVPSLPGYGFSDRPRERGMDPRKIATLWVRLMRELGYERFAAQGGDWGSTVSIALGLDHADRMIGIHLNYIAGRFLFGGALNQPPQDEMARAYFEELRDWWDAEGGYSHQQGTKPQTLSYALNDSPVGLLAWIVEKFQTWSDCQGDVESVFTRDELLTNVMIYWVTETISSSARLYYETRQQPLNLSHANRIKTPVGFAAFPGEIPLPPRELAERSLNITRWTTMPKGGHFAAMEQPQLLAEDVRAFFRELR from the coding sequence ATGGCTGCGGAGAGATTTTCAATCCAGATTCCAGACGCAGTACTTCGAGATCTGGAGCAGCGGCTCGATGCGACGCGCTGGCCGGACGAGCTTGAAAACACAGGTTGGGAGTTGGGTTCTAACCTCGCTTACCTGCGCTCGCTTGCCGAGTACTGGCGTCGTTGTTACGACTGGCGGCGCGAAGAGGCGGCCTTGAATCAACTGCCGCAGTATCGTATCGCGCTGGACGGCCTTCACATCCACTTCGTACACGCACGCGGAAAAGGACCGACTCCATTGCCGCTCATCCTTACGCACGGGTGGCCCGGAAGTTTCGTTGAGATGGTAAAGCTCATTCCACTGCTGACGGACCCCGCATCGCACGGTGGCAGAGCAGAAGATGCGTTTGATGTGATCGTTCCCTCGTTGCCGGGTTATGGCTTCTCCGATCGCCCACGCGAGCGCGGAATGGACCCACGGAAGATCGCTACACTCTGGGTGCGGCTGATGCGTGAGCTCGGCTATGAGCGATTCGCGGCCCAGGGAGGCGACTGGGGATCGACGGTCTCGATCGCGCTTGGACTCGACCATGCCGATCGCATGATTGGCATCCATCTCAACTACATCGCGGGACGCTTTCTCTTCGGAGGCGCACTGAATCAGCCGCCGCAAGATGAGATGGCTAGAGCCTATTTCGAAGAGCTCCGCGACTGGTGGGACGCCGAGGGCGGATATAGCCATCAACAAGGAACCAAGCCACAGACGCTGAGTTATGCGCTGAACGATTCTCCGGTAGGGCTGCTGGCCTGGATCGTTGAGAAGTTCCAAACATGGAGCGACTGCCAAGGCGATGTCGAGAGCGTCTTTACCCGCGATGAGCTCCTGACCAATGTGATGATCTATTGGGTAACGGAGACAATCTCTTCTTCGGCGCGGTTGTACTATGAGACGCGCCAGCAACCGCTCAATCTCTCGCATGCCAATCGGATTAAAACTCCGGTTGGCTTCGCCGCGTTCCCCGGTGAGATTCCCCTACCGCCGCGTGAGCTTGCGGAACGAAGCCTGAACATCACGCGCTGGACGACGATGCCCAAGGGAGGGCACTTCGCCGCGATGGAGCAGCCACAACTACTCGCGGAAGACGTCCGGGCGTTCTTCCGTGAGCTGCGCTAA